One window of the Dreissena polymorpha isolate Duluth1 chromosome 5, UMN_Dpol_1.0, whole genome shotgun sequence genome contains the following:
- the LOC127882095 gene encoding serine/arginine repetitive matrix protein 2-like, translating to MSDTGGGSSVGLIAGAGIGGVAIVVGIIALVVYCYMKARKEQANTNMTKSMDVFSTGASNTQFDLPQRSRVNQFPDPAAARKSRQKGREQGRDQGHVNTAYSRHSSDTSSNSSDVEGRDLSPPRVRKPRGDSYASDTSNDESSSLEEEIPGGEVTFRMEKETDKRARGSYKKARQNNILDLSDTADGRRNKRREPESQHTSRRDTVARNPRSDSPLTIGTLKKHEEITGGGTDSHDNRKTNVNNRVKKRDTSPSTRTYESSETGVTQASSQTAGTEFTATTVSSGTRFQKNPSLRRNSPARSSSQRRYRKDHETDEKGRRKPRRTRSAERERSERQSQRSRSPGSGSERSERSGSSSRSGSTRSSRRSRSEQQRQLKEQAILPIFQDAKKKKGSFV from the exons ATGTCAGACACGGGGGGCGGAAGTTCAGTTGGCCTTATTGCCGGCGCCGGCATTGGTGGCGTTGCAATTGTGGTCGGCATAATCGCACTAGTCGTCTATTGCTACATGAAGGCGCGCAAAGAACAGGCCAATACAAACATGACGAAATCTATGGATGTTTTTAGCACAG GTGCTTCGAACACCCAATTTGATTTGCCACAGCGGTCCCGGGTCAATCAATTTCCCGATCCCGCTGCAGCGCGAAAATCTCGACAAAAAGGGCGAGAGCAGGGTCGTGACCAAGGTCATGTGAACACTGCGTACTCCAGGCATTCTTCAGACACGTCGTCCAATAGCAGTGACGTAGAAGGTCGTGACCTCTCTCCTCCGCGCGTACGCAAACCTCGTGGAGATTCCTACGCAAGTGATACATCCAATGACGAATCTTCCAGCCTTGAAGAGGAAATTCCAGGCGGAGAAGTGACTTTTCGAATGGAAAAGGAAACAGATAAACGGGCCCGAGGGTCTTATAAAAAGGCGcggcaaaataatattttagatcTGTCTGACACAGCTGATGGCAGAAGAAACAAACGAAGGGAGCCGGAATCTCAACATACCTCAAGACGCGATACGGTGGCACGAAATCCTCGCAGTGATTCTCCATTGACTATTGGAACTCTGAAAAAGCATGAAGAAATCACGGGTGGGGGAACGGACTCGCATGACAACAGGAAAACAAATGTTAACAACAGAGTGAAAAAACGCGACACTTCTCCTTCTACAAGAACTTATGAGAGTTCTGAAACAGGTGTCACACAGGCGTCTTCACAGACGGCGGGAACAGAATTTACTGCCACCACTGTGTCATCTGGAACCCGATTTCAGAAGAATCCGAGTTTGCGGAGAAATTCGCCAGCGCGTTCCAGTTCTCAACGGAGGTATCGGAAAGATCATGAGACAGATGAAAAAGGACGTAGAAAACCACGGCGCACACGCAGTGCTGAGCGAGAGAGAAGTGAGCGCCagagtcaaaggtcaaggtcacctggAAGTGGAAGTGAGAGAAGTGAGCGAAGTGGGAGCAGTTCTAGAAGCGGAAGCACTCGAAGTTCACGTCGGTCACGTTCAGAGCAGCAAAGGCAGCTTAAGGAGCAAGCAATATTGCCCATTTTCCAAGATGCTAAGAAAAAGAAAGGTTCTTTTGTGTGA